TTATTTTAGTGGATACATGATTGCAGACGTAGAATAAGAGAGATGAAAAACTTGTAAGCATAGCTCCTCCCCAGATGAACCCACAGACATGTTTTGTGTTGTACACGCTTGACATATAAGTTCTTGGTAAAGCACGTTCAATGTAGTAGTCCAGGCTGAGCAATGTAGTAGAGTACATGATAACTAAAGATGAAATATTGAATAAAATGAGTAATGTAATATAAACTTCATTGTTAAAATTCCAGATGGCCCATTTTGTATTGGCAGGTCCTAGAAGGTACATTGGTGCCATGGCACTGATGATGAGACCAGCAATTGCAATATTGACAAAGTAAACATCAGGCATTGTCATAGTTGCTTTGTTACAGAGATTAACTAGGACCAGCAGGGCATTGTAACAAAGGCCAACTGGAAAGCAGATGATGAGGTAGAGTAGGGAAAAGATGAAAAGAACCAGATGGAAGTCATGGCAGAGATGCTGGTTCTCGCTGTTCTTGGTACCATTGAAAGCGTCACACCTCCACATAGTGATCTTAACTTTTGTATCTTCTCTTCTGGTTACCAGCTTTTCTGAAGGGAGAGAAATATCAAAAGTAAATAAATTGTTCATGTTTTAAAT
Above is a window of Dermochelys coriacea isolate rDerCor1 chromosome 10, rDerCor1.pri.v4, whole genome shotgun sequence DNA encoding:
- the GPR146 gene encoding probable G-protein coupled receptor 146, whose amino-acid sequence is MWRCDAFNGTKNSENQHLCHDFHLVLFIFSLLYLIICFPVGLCYNALLVLVNLCNKATMTMPDVYFVNIAIAGLIISAMAPMYLLGPANTKWAIWNFNNEVYITLLILFNISSLVIMYSTTLLSLDYYIERALPRTYMSSVYNTKHVCGFIWGGAMLTSFSSLLFYVCNHVSTKIIECSKMQNKEAADAIMVFIGYVVPAIAVLYAFVLILRIRNEATSLDQDTGRLDPSVHRLLIATVCTQFTLWTPYYVTLLVNTFINAQGKLTDENYIRVLPFIKSVSKLLAFSSSFVMPLLYRYINKNFPHKLRRLLKRMHCGNQGCSHDRTVVQQVIT